In Onychostoma macrolepis isolate SWU-2019 chromosome 04, ASM1243209v1, whole genome shotgun sequence, one DNA window encodes the following:
- the LOC131539451 gene encoding mast cell protease 1A-like, whose product MMTIISLLLLASLLPHLTFTAHVGIVNGSEAKPHSRPYMVSIQAYGQHHCGGFLISDEFVLTAAHCWKGYGIRTVVVGAHDLSNSETLKRIGVKDYFPHPNYNIRPIWNDIMLLRLQEKVKISNDVKWISLPKDGENVHENTLCSVAGWGDLWTNGESSSRLMEANVYLMNNRECYNRWGEIYYSLSQMMCTYGHGGFCNGDSGGPLVCGDNAVGVVSFRYVALCNSPEKPNVYTKISEYLPWIRQIITNVMRLHEK is encoded by the exons ATGATGACCATCATCTCTCTGCTCCTGCTGGCCTCTCTGCTGCCACACCTGACCTTCACTG CTCATGTGGGTATAGTGAACGGCAGCGAAGCAAAACCCCACTCCAGACCTTATATGGTTTCTATTCAGGCTTATGGGCAACACCACTGCGGTGGATTCCTCATCTCTGATGAATTTGTCTTGACTGCTGCACATTGCTGGAAAGG ATATGGGATTCGGACAGTTGTGGTTGGTGCTCATGACTTAAGCAACAGTGAGACTTTGAAGCGCATCGGCGTGAAGGACTACTTCCCACATCCAAACTACAACATTCGTCCTATTTGGAATGACATCATGCTTTTGAGG CTAcaagaaaaagtcaaaataagcAACGATGTTAAATGGATATCATTACCAAAGGATGGAGAAAATGTTCACGAAAATACTCTCTGTAGTGTTGCGGGCTGGGGGGACCTGTGGACTAATGGCGAATCGAGTAGTCGTCTAATGGAGGCAAACGTGTATTTAATGAATAACAGAGAATGCTACAATAGGTGGGGAGAGATTTACTACTCACTCTCACAGATGATGTGTACATATGGCCATGGTGGATTCTGCAAT GGAGATTCTGGGGGCCCTTTGGTTTGTGGAGACAATGCAGTTGGTGTCGTATCATTTCGTTACGTTGCTCTCTGCAATTCACCTGAGAAACCTAATGTGTATACTAAGATTTCAGAATATCTTCCATGGATCCGCCaaatcattacaaatgttaTGCGActtcatgaaaaataa